The following coding sequences are from one Lolium rigidum isolate FL_2022 chromosome 6, APGP_CSIRO_Lrig_0.1, whole genome shotgun sequence window:
- the LOC124665190 gene encoding NAD(P)H dehydrogenase (quinone) FQR1-like translates to MAVKVYVVYYSMYGHVGKLANEIKKGASSVEGVEVKVWQVPEILSEEVLGKMGAPPKTDVPIISPQELAEADGILFGFPTRFGMMASQMKAFFDATGGLWREQSLAGKPAGVFFSTGTQGGGQETTPLTAVTQLTHHGMVFVPVGYTFGAKMFDMEKVQGGSPYGAGTFAGDGSRWPSEMELEHAFHQGKYFAGIAKKLKGSSA, encoded by the exons ATGGCGGTCAAGGTCTACGTCGT ATATTACTCCATGTATGGTCATGTTGGTAAACTAGCTAACGAGATCAAGAAAGGTGCTTCTTCAGTCGAAGGAGTGGAAGTTAAAGTGTGGCAG GTCCCTGAAATCCTCTCTGAGGAAGTCCTGGGCAAGATGGGCGCCCCTCCCAAGACCGACGTGCCGATCATTTCTCCGCAGGAGCTGGCCGAGGCTGACGGCATCCTCTTCGGTTTCCCCACGAGGTTCGGCATGATGGCCTCGCAGATGAAGGCGTTCTTTGACGCTACCGGTGGCCTGTGGAGGGAGCAGAGCCTCGCCGGCAAGCCCGCGGGTGTCTTCTTCAGCACGGGCACCCAGGGCGGAGGGCAGGAGACCACGCCGCTGACGGCTGTGACCCAGCTGACCCACCACGGGATGGTGTTTGTGCCCGTCGGGTACACGTTCGGCGCTAAGATGTTCGACATGGAGAAGGTGCAGGGTGGCAGCCCGTACGGCGCCGGCACATTCGCAGGTGATGGGTCTAGGTGGCCGTCGGAGATGGAGCTGGAGCACGCCTTCCACCAGGGCAAGTACTTCGCAGGCATagccaagaagctcaagggcTCCTCAGCCTGA